A segment of the Coffea arabica cultivar ET-39 chromosome 8c, Coffea Arabica ET-39 HiFi, whole genome shotgun sequence genome:
AATTAACAAAAGGAAAGGATAAAAGTACAGGGATACGTAGATTCTGGGGCCGCTGAACAGAGAATTACCATGTAAAGTCGCGTGGCACGCAGCTGCAATGACCGTGTAGTCTCATGAATAAGGACTCTACCCCTCTTGTTGCTCTTGAATATCTCATATAGTCTGCAGTGTGACTTTCATTAGGACCACATAATCTTCCAATTGCGCTTATTATTATGCATTTGCTTCTTTACTTTTAATATTTTTACCGTTCTTTAGCTCCAGCCCCAAAAGAGTGTATACAAGTAGATAACATGAAAAAATTCCAAAGCGTGACGCATTTGTACCAGGCTTTGTAGAATTGGAGGTGGATAACTAGTTGGATTGTTTGAACGAGGTGGGGTTTTGTGGGATTTTTCCTCTTCACCAGCAGAAATTATCTTTCATGGAGCTCTCTTAACAATTTTGGAAATGTAAAGATGCATTGTACAGCTATGTGAGAACTGGATTGTTAAGCTGGGCTTTTTCTCAGAAAATTGAATCATTGTAATGCTTCTTTGTAATATTTCTTCATATTTTATACCGCAGGATAATATGTCTCGGAGCGAAGATCCAAATGACTATGTGGTTCATGATCCTCttctggaaaaaggaaaagagaagttCAACAAGATGCAAGCCAGACAAAAGCGGCGTCAAAGAGAATGGGCTGGCAAATCTCTTACGTAGATACTGCATCTGATGACTTGTAAAAGTTTCCGAGTACCCAAAGAGAGTTCGTAGATCCTGTAAATGTAGCTACAAAGGTGAATTTGCACCCAGAACACATTTGTTGATTATTTAATAACAGCTTTGGAAAGATAGGCTAAGCCATGAGATACTACAATTTTACATACTTGTGGCAGTATAGCAATAGATTTATGGGCTAATTTCACTTTGCACCTTATACTTTATAGCGATTTCCACGTTGTACtattaatttcaatttttagaCAATCTAAccctaaattatttttttttttttattttcctcacTCTGGTGCAATAGTTGAAAAGTGTTAAATGCAGTTGATAAGAAATTCTCTGGCAAAATAAGATAAATCTCTTAATTTTTCCCTACCAACCTGTTGAGATTCGTTTTGGGCCCAACTAACTAGGTAACAATAGTTGAATGCTAACACTCCATTCAACTCCTCACTAGACACCTTAGTGCACActttggatttgattgtgtGATTACTGcattctttggatttggttacTTGCAATTCCCTCAATATGTGAAAATttattctacaaaaaaaaatgaaatttattgaATCATcattggtttaaaaaaaaattaattggagCAGGAACATGAATGGAATATCCCTCTATTTGTCAATTATTCTTGACATGCAGATAATATTTTTTACAGGAAGGCAATATCCCTCTCTTTTAGACACCCTAAAAGGTGTCTTGGTAGGTCGGAATTGGCGAAAATGTGACGGGGGGGACTTTAAACTTTTGACATAAAGGCAATTTAGTTTGAATTGAGACAAAACATTcagcaaagaaagaaatttcCAACCGCCCTGACCAAGTCGTCCTAAAAAATCTTGCAACATTAGATAAAGACTCGGGATCCGTATATTTCAAGGGGACCAAGAGCCCACCAGACAGTTGTTAGTTTGGATCGATTTTTGTCGAAATACACaagatgtaatttcatttattcaAGATGTAATTCACTTTCACCGACTTTGAAATATAGAACAAAATTTTATAGGATGCACGCGTAGTATTAAAATCGATgcataaaatataatttgagcattacatttttttttttttaacaaatcatGACCGCCAACCTTTAAGAACTATTGCCACCTGCAACTGTCACTAGCCCGCTTCGATTTCAAGGATAGGGGcagcaccccccccccccaaccaaGTCCACCCCGAATTACGATTTGACTGGTGTGGTTCCGTCAATTATTTAACATCATTAATAATTGGACTTAAATGCGAAGTTACAAAATTTTACGGTGTCACATTGAAATTTGGGTTGCAAGTGACAGTCAAGTTGAGAGGGTTAAGGGCGAAAAGTGAAACTATTAATGGAAGAAAGTGTGATGTTGTTCAAGAAATTTAATATACAAAATCAACTGTTGGACGAAAGTGTAACTAATACAAAATGTTTAATTTAAGACACAAtctaaaaatgaatataaagTTCAAGAATGCAAAGTAAAATTAATCCCACATTTATCCATCCTATCTAATACATGCAGTGGAATCATTTTAGATCCCATGTGAATTATATACTATTAAGTAAGGATTGTAAATGAGTTTAAACAAATCAAACACCCTCGTATTCaaacttgtttaattattttgacGAGTTTGAAATTATGTTCAAACTTGACTCATTTATTTTCTCGAACCGAACTCAAGTGGCGTTCAagtaatttgaatattttacgttgttaaaatttcatttttatgctgatcgagtcgaactcgagctgGATTTAAAAGTTTATCAAACACAAAATACTAGTATTCAAATCTGATTTCATTAGTTTGCGAACCAAACTCAAATGAATTCTTGTCGGCCAAGTATCAACTAATTTTAGTTTTGGAGCCCTAGCTAATATTAAGTGATGCAATGTTTATAAACGATTCTTTTTCACGCCTATATTGTTCAAGCTTCTTCTTGATGGAATAACTTTCAACTTTATAATTGATGTGATCAAGACGAGTTCATCTTCGAAAACACTTGGAACTCTGATTGGCACTTGGCTCTAATACAATTGGTGATAATTGTAAAAGGACAGCAAATTAATGGCGCGAATTGCTCCCATCATCATCACTATCTGCATCATCATTATCATAAACTTGAAGCCAATGGCCCAATGCATGTTGTAACCCGGTGCCAAAGTGGACGTTTCCATCGCAGCTGCCGCCCTAAACAGGCTGCAGATAAATTATAATTAGTCACACAATACGCGGAAATGGAAGGCACCTTGACATTGCTCATGTGTGAACGTTTTGGAATTATCGGTCGGTGCGGCGCCAGAAGGAAGCAGCTGGTTATAGTCCCCCGGCTCGCCCGCCCCTCCACCGACTAAATCAATTTCtcctcaaaataaaagtaaactTCTCTGACGGGTGACGACCAATTccaccaccaccgccaccaccaccttggAAATTTCAATATCTTGGATAgtggaataaaaaaaaaatcccatgtGCAGGAACTCCTCAGGGAGAAAATTACGAAAGCAAAACGACGTAGTTGTCTGTCGtcctcctcttcttcctccAGATCTGTCATGCATGAGGATGAGGAGCGAGGAACACGTATCTTGACGATAACAAGATACGATTTGACCAGCGAGCGGATACTCGATGAAGGTTTTAAAATTTAAgccttttttaataaaaaaaaaaaaaaaagaatcgttcaaaacgtcttTCATGTTcatcaaataattttttctttcatctttcattttaaaataataaatttatgtCCCTTATAAAATCAAGTTAATAAAATTTAATCGCAACctaggttttcgatcattttcTATCTTGAATCCATCATCTAAACTACATATGGTCATTTTTTAGTTAGAGCTCGTTTATAATTAAACAAATGACCTGATCATAATATTCACTTTTGCCACTAAAAATGCAATATCTGACCTGAACCTTATTTATTATTTCTCCTAGAAAAGGTGGAATATGAACaaatttatattcatttttgctACTAAAAAAGTGAGATTTAACCTTTTGTATATAAAATAATTGCATGTGGGTCCCGTGATGCTTTTAGGTTAAAAAGTTGTCAAAAACTTTGATAGAGACCAaatttattaattgaaatttgtaaatcacgtaaagttaatattttaaaagtggTGGACGAAAAATTTACTTCATGAAATATTAGAGCAATAcgtaattaatttgaaaaagcaTCACAAATCAAGAGATGCAATATATTTAAGTATGTATATTCATATGATAATTTAAGTGTACGTGATATAAAAATCTTAATAAGTGCTCATTAGACACTCGAATGCCCATTAAGAAAATCCAATAAGGTTATAGCAGCTCAAAGGAGCCTTCCTTAGTGAGGACCATGAATTGCGTAGACAAATGCATAACAGCACATGCTCCACCTTGACCTCCACAGCCTCCTCTCTTCGTCAATCTTTATCTCTTCGTCTTTGTTCAGTTCAGTTCTGCCGATGATTGATATATTCGGACTTCCGAACAACAAAAATATTATGGAGCATCTCCTTATATTACTGCTGACAAGTCCAACGTACTCAAAATATTGTAGGAATGTATTTGTCAAAAAGAAAGTACGTCTAAGCGGGGTGGTCACAAAATTACCTGCAGCTGAGTGTTATTTAATAGAAATACCACATGCATGCAGGAAATTGGGAGTGTTAGAAGTCTAAATTAACAATTCGATTTTTGACTGTTTTGGATTCAGAACGAATTGTTGGTTGTTGTTTCTACGTTTTTGTCAACTCAAGGACAGCTGAAATTTGATCAGCTGTTAACGCGTTATCTGCAAGAGAGGAAACTGTGTATTtgttcacacacacacactgacTAGTATCGCCATCATGTAAATAATGCATGGGAAaatggactttttttttttctcaaatagaTCCTCCACGCTTTTCACATATTAATCATTTCCAAGCCTGTGCTTGATTCTGGGAATTGAAGTTTGTAAGGGTGTGCAAATCAAGGGATTCATGAAAGGGAAAATGATCAAAATGGCCCCTcctattttaattcttttcgtGCCTCACATGTAGAACGATACAGAAATAATCCATCACAAACAACAAATATACTACTAACATTTTGGTTCTAGAACCTATTTTCGACCAAAttttcaacccaaaaaaaagtaAGTCTAAACTCCGTGCTCATATTTTCAGGGGCAAAATAGAAACAATATTGTCAATAAAGTCCTCACGCCACCCCTTCCCGGCACTCGCCTCCCCTCCGAAAGAAtactttcttttgaaaataataTATTACTTTCGTTCTTGTTTTGCCCTAAAAGAATGAATACACAACTCGggcttgtgtttttttttttttttgttttttggccaAAAGTTTTCATTGGAAATAAGTTTCAGGACCACATTAATACATTTGTTATATGTGAAGAACTATTTTGCATCATTTCATATATGATACACCAATAAAAGGGTAGTATTAAAAATGGGTTATATGTTATATTCCTTCATTTCTCTacagtggcccaacataatagACGTCTGTGCACTGATTGCCATCCATATCCATTGGAATTGTTTGGTCGTTCGTGAAACATGAGACAAAGGAAGAAGGAAATTAAAGAGAAACAAGAGGCACCATGTTACCGACAATTTTCcgccctttcttcttttttaccgACGACTTCATAGGTAGAGGACAACGAGTCATTTAATGAGTTTTGAGGTCATAATCAGAGAGTCCTGAACAGTTGTAGGGAATATTGCTGAGATGTTAcgaagtctttttttttttttttttttttttctttttgatcttTCAGTTCATAAATCAATTTCAAAGCAGTTACATCCTGCAGAGCTTGTCCATACGGTCGTTGCCTTGTCCAATTTGCTGTGTGACGCAAGGCAGCCGGAATTTTGTTTTGAATCAGTCCAAGAGCATAGGATAAAGCAGTCTAAAACTTGCAGTAAAAGAATCCACAAGTTCTTTATTGCTATTAGCCATATTTTTGCAGTCCAAGATAATACACATCTCCAAGGTGGTGCTGCCTGCATTAGTGGACCAGGAAAGATATTATTAAAACTGGACACACAGTTGCTGGTTTTTGAAGACATGATGGAATCAGAGCAGTCAAAATCTCTTTGTATTTGTGGTACAGTTTGCTTTTGCTTTCGTGACTCTGCTTGATTGAGccaagtttttcaaattcaatttctttaagGTGAAGAAAGAGAGATTCTTATGACTTTCGCCCCACCTTTTGCACAGAAGTAAGAGAACTGAGCAGCAACCTCTGGCAATCGAGGCCATAGAATAGAAAAGAAACAGCAGCATGTATGTAGAGGCGTGACCGGCCATAGCCGTCAGGTGAAGCTCGAGTGCACGCCTGGTTGCAGGTCAAGAGTTCAAACGTCAGCATCAATATAATTCAAAGCTAGCGTATCTCTTTGATTTTGAAGTGGGAGCCATTTCCTCTATTTTTCTTTCGTCAGATAGATTAGAATAAGAATAGAAATAGTATAGAAGTTGTCCAttgataaaaaggaaaaaaaaaaaaaaaagatagtagGGGCGCCATAACCCACAAAATTTGTAGGGGCATAATTTAATCTTGAGTTGTTCATGCATGTAGCAAATGAAAATCTCCTGTTGaatttcctctctctctctcttgatacTTTGATTAGGTCTAGCTTTGAGGACACTAATCATCATATCCTGTCATTAATCAGTAAGATATATTGGCTAAATCTCCAAGTCCATTAGTCACAAAACCTAATTCCCACACATGTAAATCTGTTTCCCTTTCACTTGGAGAAGGATAATTTACAATCCTAAGATGTCCGTCATATATGCGTCAAAGATGACATAATGCGACATGTATGAACGGACAAAGCCAACTTCTTGCAAATCAAACACAGCACGTCTACCCATGGCAAACACTACCCGATGCCCCATGTCTAattgactttttcttttctggcTTTGTACTTTCTTTTATTGTcccttaatttttctttttaaatataCTATAGCGATTTGATGCATGTGAAATTTATCAAAAGGttattgaaaaatgtattcataaaaaacgtaaaaaatttttagaaaaaaaaaaatggcaatccaaacaagatttCGTGCTTTGTTTTAGGTGATAGCTAGATCTTCTATTCAACCCACCCAAGCAGCATTTAATCGAAGAGGTCTTAGTTTAATAGTTAAAATTGAAATCCAAAAAATTAGAATTCCTGAATTCAAATCTCCTTTTAACTCTTCGCCGCTTCTCAAATCCCACCTCTCCTATGTTCAACAAATAAATAGAAGTGCTAGTCTTTGTCTGAGATGTCACAAAACTGTATCAATGATTAAACAGGGAAATTGATTATCATCCACATTTTGTATACAGCAGCATTAAATAACCTAttcttctaaaaaaaaaaaaaaaaaaaaaagaaaggcaatGTATTTGTTTAAGAtcaaaaaaaggggaaaaggaagAACAGAAGTAAAGAGTTAAACTTGTACGAAGTACTTCTAACTAAGAAACAGCAATTCGTTGGACAAAGAAGATTTGACAATGACAATATTATCATTGATGAAGAATTTTACCAACTAGGCAATCTGAGCCATATCAAGTCATACCATTTGATCTAAACAAATTTTATGATCACATGATGATGATACAAACTTGTGAAATGACAGTCCAtatggagaaaaagaaaggttCAAGACCTGCTTAATTATTGCCCGCCCGGAGAAAGAAAATACAGGTCCCAGCCCTCCCATAAATTATATGTTaacaatgcatatatatatatccaattGCACGTACAATGCTGTCATTcgatatacatacatatatatatatatatatatatatatatatgtatatataaatgTTGCATCTAATTATGCTTAATCACAATAATGCGATGTAGTAATGTCACTAGTCTATTATTTCTCCATCCTCTTCTGAATGGTATGTCCCAAAAGAATTGGCCACACTATGAAAATTATTTGTCATTACATCTCAGAAGATACCGTTAATTAATGAGAACGTACAGGCTAATTTCTTCAAAACCACACGTACCTTAGCTAGTATTAATTCTACCATTCGTAAATTTGTCTGTAATATTATTGTCAAGTTGTAATTTATTTGTATTACAATCACCCTTTTTAGTAATTGAGCAGAAGTAATCTGTATCAACGGCAGCAGAAGTTATGCACAGATATCAAAGAACAGATCTGAAGGATGAAGACTACAGATTTGAAGATCGAGccgataaaaataaaatttcaaaaagaaaTATTCATCAAATTTAAAAGGGGTAAAGATTCATATTATTGTTGTAATCATACATGCTACTTAAAGTTTCtttttgaataataaaaaaaaaaaatctcatatGTAGGTGTCGTCAAGACAAGGTAAATCTGAAATGGGGAAGATGACAGCAGGAAGTTTTATGTGAATGTAATTAGAGTACTGGACAGGTATATTACGTTACGTCGGCAGAAATGTTTTTAGTGGCAATACGCAATTCTGATgagacagaaaaataaaatttaagatGAAAGTAGTTTTCAATTTCAACATGGGGAAAAAAAACCCCCCCTTTAACATGAAAGTAGCTATCAATTATGTATTTCTTTCAAATAAGAATTAAAACAGCCCAAGATCAACTCTAGACCTcaaccaaaataaaatattgGCCAGTTCTTTATATTCCGTATGGACTCGATCATACCACGTATTTGTGTTGTAAGCATTTTTCCTTGCAAGGTAGAAAAACACCATTGATTACTGAATCCAAACCTCTTAATCTCATGCCCCACCTATCAAACAAGCTCTTTCTGTCGTTAGTCTGTCTAACGAGTGCCCACTTGTTTTAGATTACAATTTTTCAtcgaaaaattattttttaataactttttttaTCTCGTATACATTACATTGTcataatacattttttttataaaaatttttagaaactGGCAATCTGAATGGgttaacttaaaaaaaaacaaaaaagaagcttaattaaagaaaatatataaatataaaaaatggtaataattattaatatttaaatatattaatgAGCGCTCTATTCCAACAATAAAAAGCACAAAAACTTAAAAAAGCGGTAATAAACGAGTTCTAGAAAGATAGAAAGGCCACAAAGTCCAAAAAAGAGCATATAAAGTAGATGAAGCAAAATCCAACGAAGAAAGCAAAGGCCCCCACCCCCCCAAGACAGAAAAGGCCGGTTAAAATGTCCAACCGCGTACCGTCAACTCTTAAAGTCGCGCATTACACCAACCATTTTGCTATTAGTAGTAGTATTTGTTTCAAGTTTCGTCTACCAAACAAGCAATCGTCTGTTACTACAAAAAAATAACAGCTTCCATTTAATACTCTACCTAAAACCCCTCGAAGACTTCCTCCTCGTCTCCCAAAACCGTGTTCACACCACACACACTTATCATCAATTTGGTAACAATCATCAATCATGCTACTTCTACTATTTATATAGTTTTGTACTAATGCTACTGATATATTATTGTGATGATCTTTTACCTCAATCAAATTGATTCTTTAATGTTTTGTTTTACATCTGGATGGATATTGATGCATATATATTTCACCTGAACTTTCAGTTTCAAAGTTTGAAGCCCTTTTACTTTTTCCCTTCCGCGTTCACATTTCCTTTCACACATTGTCCCGAACAGGTGGTGCACAAGTTGGgttcttttatatttttcctGTATATGAAGCAGCGGTTTTCCACCAGGAAAGATTGCGACTGCGATTATTCTCTCTCTAGCCTTATATATATAGAGGGTTTTCTTGAGGGAAAAGAATTGGTAATCAGTCTAATTTCTCACAAATGAATGATAGTAAGAGAAGACGGAGGAGGAGGGATAGTGGAAATATACCCAATTTTGAAGATGGTCGTGCTGAGAGTAACGAGAGCAATCAATTTGATGTGCAGAAACAAGGTGGGGTTAAGACTAAAGAGTTGAAGGAGATCATAACTTCCTTGATATTACTTGAGGAGCAAGAAAAGAGGGATCAAGAGGAATTGGCAAAGGAAGAACAAGAGGAGAAGCTCTTCTTTGAAAACAACCACGAGAAGAAGGGGCGAGCCATGTTGGACTATTACTCCCAATTGCAGGAGTACCAGAAAGAAACAGATCTTAAAGATGGGGTCAGGAAAAGAAAGAGCAGGGCTAATAGTATTGTTGCTGCCACCACTGTTGCTGCCGCTGCCGCAGTTGATGCCGCGGAAAACGATGTAGTTTCGGGGAGTAGCAAGGACGGCGGAGGCGATCAGGGCAGCGAAAAGGGAGTTAAAGGGGCCCCACAGAGGCGGTTGTGGGTGAAGAATCGATCGAAGGCTTGGTGGGATCAATGCAACAGTGCTGAATTTCCTGAGGAGGAGTTCAAGAAGGCATTTAGGATGGGGAAAGATACATTTGAGATGATATGTAATGAATTGACCTCTGCGGTGGCTAAGGAGAATACTATGTTAAGGGATGCTGTCCCCGTTAGGCAGCGGGTAGCGGTCTGCATATGGCGATTGGCCACCGGTGAGCCACTTAGGCTTGTATCCAAGAAGTTCGGATTGGGGATTTCAACATGTCATAAATTGGTTCTTGAGGTTTGTTCTGCGATAAGGACAGTTTTGATGCCCAAGTATCTTCAATGGCCCGATGAGGAATCAACCAGGAGGATTAAGGATGAGTATGAAGCCACATCGGGCATTCCTAATGTTGTGGGATCAATGTATACTACTCATATACCAATCATTGCTCCCAAGATTAGTGTGGCTGCTTATTTCAATAAGAGGCATACTGAGAGGAATCAGAAGACCTCATATTCAATTACAGTGCAAGGTGTTGTTGATCCAAAAGGGGTGTTTACTGATGTATGCATTGGATGGCCTGGGTCAATGCCTGATGATCAGGTTTTGGAGAAATCTGCTCTCTTTCAGAGGGCTAATCAGGGGCTGCTGAAGGGTGTGTGGATTGTTGGGGGTTCTGGATACCCTTTGATGGATTGGGTATTGGTGCCCTACACACAACAGCACTTGACCTGGACTCAGCATGCTTTCAATGAGAAAACTGGGGAGATTCAGAGGATTGCAAAAGATGCCTTTGCCAGATTGAAAGGGAGATGGTCTTGTTTGCAGAAAAGAACTGAAGTGAAACTTCAGGACTTGCCGGTGGTACTAGGGGCATGCTGCGTCTTGCATAACATCTGTGAATTGAGGAATGAGGAAATGGATCCAGAACTTAAGTTTGATCTCATTGATGATGAGATGGTTCCAGAGATTCCATTGAGGTCAGCGAATGCAATGAAAGCAAGGGATGCCATTGCTCACAATCTCCTGCACCATAACCATGCTGGAACTTCTTTCCTATCCTAGGACAAGTTGCATTGATTTTTCCTTTCTGAAGTTGGGAGTAATTCTTTCTAATGCTTTTCTCA
Coding sequences within it:
- the LOC140013685 gene encoding protein ANTAGONIST OF LIKE HETEROCHROMATIN PROTEIN 1-like — encoded protein: MNDSKRRRRRRDSGNIPNFEDGRAESNESNQFDVQKQGGVKTKELKEIITSLILLEEQEKRDQEELAKEEQEEKLFFENNHEKKGRAMLDYYSQLQEYQKETDLKDGVRKRKSRANSIVAATTVAAAAAVDAAENDVVSGSSKDGGGDQGSEKGVKGAPQRRLWVKNRSKAWWDQCNSAEFPEEEFKKAFRMGKDTFEMICNELTSAVAKENTMLRDAVPVRQRVAVCIWRLATGEPLRLVSKKFGLGISTCHKLVLEVCSAIRTVLMPKYLQWPDEESTRRIKDEYEATSGIPNVVGSMYTTHIPIIAPKISVAAYFNKRHTERNQKTSYSITVQGVVDPKGVFTDVCIGWPGSMPDDQVLEKSALFQRANQGLLKGVWIVGGSGYPLMDWVLVPYTQQHLTWTQHAFNEKTGEIQRIAKDAFARLKGRWSCLQKRTEVKLQDLPVVLGACCVLHNICELRNEEMDPELKFDLIDDEMVPEIPLRSANAMKARDAIAHNLLHHNHAGTSFLS